TTTTCAAATTTACATACACTTCTTTTAAATCGTCTCTGTCTTTCAAAGCTTACTATTACAGCTCCTCTTTTATGTGTGCTTTCTTTGGAGGAGTGTATTTATTTGAGCGACTTGAACTTAGACACTCCTCATCTTAAGCATTTAAATTTAAAAGGAGCCAGTGCCTTTTCGGACAAAGGATTAAGTCGTATTATAAATGGGTTAAGTGAGCTTGAAAGTCTTATCCTTGAAGGGACAAAAGTTTCCTTTTTAGAATTTAGAGAAGTCATTCCAGGTGTTTCTCGAGAAATGTTTAATGCTCTGACGAAACGTCTTTCAAGTGAGCACTTAGGAGATTTTCTTGAAGGAAAAGGGGCATTGAGCCATGGTACTTTGTGTGGCACTCAAGATACTTTAAGTCAGGTAGGGCGTGTTGTCGGAAAGACCGTAATAGGTCCTTTAAGAGATATTAGAACAATGGGGCTTTGGGTGAAGCGAACACTGCATCGTTGGAAATCTAAAAGTCCTGGAAATATTACGTCAAAAAGTCTTGATATGAAAGATCTCTTAAAAGCTCCTATTGCGAGTCCAACGGCAACAACAGCTGCTGCAGGAGCTTATTGGGGATACCTACCTTTTGTTGCGGCCCATCCTATTGCATTTGCAGTTACACCTTTTGCTTGGTGGTTGGGAGGAAGCGTGAAAAGTGTTGGGCGTGAAATAGAGGAAGAAAAAAGAAATTCTGAAGCGCTCCTTGGAAAGGCATTAGCCCGTGCTGTCCTGAAAACAGGTAAAACTTCGGTAAATTTCAAAGGTGTAGGTCTTGGTCTTGAGGGACTTATCAGTTTTTGCATGAATGGCGGGATGGATAATCTTGAGGAGATAGATCTTGAAGGTAATGATCTTGAAAATATTGGAGGAGAGTTTTTAAAAGGGATGTTTGCCGATGGAGAACACAAACATCTTAGAATAAAACTTGGCGGAAATAATATAAGGTGGTCGCTTCTTTCGGAAATTGCAAATTTGACAGCGCCTGACATCTTTCCACAGCCTAATGCTCCTGGGTTACAAGAGGTAGAAAGACCTAGCGGAGTGAATCCAGGAAGTCAAGGAATAGATGAAAATTCCCCAGGGAATGATGCGAATCTGTCATCAGCTGCTCTTGGCCCAAAAGAACAAACAAGAGAAAAAGCATTGGATACTGAACATCCAGAAAACGACAAAGCAGAAGCATCAATCGCAGAAGAGGGAGCAATAGGCGCAGCTGCAACTGCTGTTCTTCCGGCAACTCCTTCATCTGTGCCTTCTTCTCCACAGAAATTTTTCGGACTTCATATTAATGGAATTGTAGGTCCCTTTCAGATGCGAGCTCTTTTAAGTGTGCTTGAACATTTAGAAACGAAATTGGGCAAACGTTTAGGAGATTTTTTTCACGTGATAAGTGGAAGTAACGGAGGAGGAGGTCTTGCTGTTGCTTTAGGGCAAAAAATTCCATCAAGCTTCTTATTCAGAAGCGAAAGATCTTCAATTCCTGTTGAACGCCTTAAAACTATTTTTGAAGATATTACTGCTCATTTAATGCCAACCTATAATGTGTCGGGTCAAGATCCTTTTTTTTCTTGGGAAGCGATAGAGTCTGCTTGGGAAAAGCACTTTAAAGAACAACCCTTTGAAACAAGCTGTACTGCAGCCGTAACTCTTGAAAGTGACGGTTCACCACTTGTTTTAGCGCAACCGAGAGCAACGGGGCTTCAAGCCAAGTCTATTGCAACGATGCTAACACGATTTCCATATCCTTATCATGTGGGGGCTGTTTTAGCTCACGGAGATCAAATTTATGAATCAGAAATGATTATTCAGACTTCCCCCTCTCTCGTGGCCCAGAGAATTGAGGAGTGTTTTCCAGATGTCAGAAATAAAGAAATTTTTATCTTTTCGGTAGAAGGAAGTTTTTATGCACAGGATTTAAGAAACATGGAAAGAAATGGTAGGAAAATCATAAAATACGAATTTCATGCAGAAGGTCCACATCATCGAGTTTTAAAATTTTCTTTACCATTGCTTCCTTTAGCAGGGCTTGATGAAACAATACTTTCTTCTCTAGAGAGATACATTTCAGAATGGTTTCGTACAAACGATCTTACACCTTTTACGCAATGAATTTGCTAAACAAGACTTCATAAAATTTAGGGTGGATTTTTAAAAAAATGCCTCTGACAGAGAAAAAATTTGTTTTTTGCTCCTTTTTTAAGATCTAAAAGATACCTATTGAGGTCACTTTTTTCTTTGTCAGGAAAAAAATAATGAATTTAACCTTAAAGAGGATTAATCGGATTGTATGTTTGTTTCAGTTTCCTGAAAAGAGAGATTCTCAGGAACTTCCAGAGACCAAATAACAATCTTTTTCCCGACGCTGTTAGCGGCTGTTAGAAAGGCTTCAATGACTTCTTTATAAGAGTTCTGTACAATAGGAATGCTTTCCTCAAAGGTTTCGGCGCCAAGAATTTCACGGTCTTTAAGGCGCATAATTTTAGCAAAAAGACGGATACGTACCTTTTTGGTTTCTTGAACGAGCAATTCAAAATCTCGAATATCAATGAGAAGAACGTAATCGGCATCGAGCCCATCAAGTGATGTTCCAACGCCTTTGATTTTTCCAGAGTTTTCAAACAGGTTAAGAAGTAATTGTTTAATAAGGTTGGGAAGACGGTCGACCCATCTTGCTCCTGCGATATGGGTGATTTCTGCAGATGATTCTTGAACAATAATGCGATCTGTATTGAGCCTGCTATCACAAGAGGGGTCCTCTATAATGAGTTGCCACTTAACGAAACGCAAAGCTTTTTGTTCTTCTTGAGAAAAAGGAAGCGTTTTAAGATAAAAGAGTTTATATTTTTCAGAGTTTTTAGGAAGGTTTATGCATCCTGATAAAAGAAGAAGAGAAAAACACCCTCCCAACACAGTTGAAATTTTAAAGAAAGCATTTTTTTTAATTAAGGACATATCCATCATCTCCTGTTCCAAATATAAAAGCCCAAGGATCCCTTTCGAGATTGGTGCTGAGGCGGTTAATACTTTCTAAGGTTACACGGAATTCAGACATCACATTTGAAAATTCATAAAGTCCGGATGTTAAGAATGTTTGCAGAGGAATTTTATTGGCATCCAAAAATTCAGTGGATTCTTGAAAGAAATTATGAGCACTTTGTGAAAGAGGGATAAGCTCGGTTTGGAGTGTATGGGCGAGTGTACGGAAAGATTTGGATGTCTCTGAAATCTCCTTAAAGGCCGTATCGGCGTTCTCAAGAAATTGATCTATTGTTTGGGCTTTATTTGCAAAAATTTGAGTAAATGTTTTAAGATTTTCTAAAATGGATGAAAAATTTTGAATGTTATTTGTATTCAAAATTAAATCTAAATCATGTGCAAGCTTATTTAAATTTTTAAGAAGTCTCGGAGCAGCTTCAAAAATTTCTTCAATTTTAGAAGGTTTTGAATGAATAATGGGGTATCCCTCTTTAGATTTGGAAAGAAGTGGGGGACTGTTGGGAGACCCCGCAGTCAGTTGCACAAATGCAATTCCTGTGATCCCTTGCATTTCAAGAGAAGCGACCGTATCTTCTCGAATGGGGGTGCTGGGAAGCAAATTTACGCGAACGCGTATTTGCTCAATATTATGAGGATCTATCGCAATGGATTGAACACTTCCAACAGGAACCCCGCGATAAAGAACCTGAGCTCCAACCTTTAAGCCTGTTACGGACCCTTGGAAGTATATATCATAAAGATTGTCTGTCCCACTAAATTCTTTTTTACCCATCCAAAGGACAAATCCTAAAACGCCAAGAAGGAGGATAAGAACAAAACTTCCAACGGTTAAATAGCGTGCTTGTGTTTCCATTTAAGACCCTTTTCCAAAGATTTTGCGTGCTCGATATCCGTGAAAATAGTCATGAATCCAAGGATCTTCTAATTTTTTAAGCTCTTCAAATGTTCCGCAGAAAAGTTTTTTATGAAGAAGAACCCCTATTCGTGTGCAAACTGATTTTAGAGTATCAAGATCATGTGTAATCATAAAGACAGTAAATTTTAAATGCGTGTGTAATTTTTTAAGGAGTGTGTCAAAAGCCTCAGCTGAAATAGGGTCAAGTCCAGAAGTGGGCTCGTCCAAAAAGAGAATGCTGGGGTCAAGAGCAAGGGCACGCGCAAGGCCAACGCGTTTTGTCATGCCTCCTGAGAGCTCCGAAGGATACTTCAAAGCGGTTTCAAGAGGAAGTCCGACCATTCCAAGTTTTAAAGCAACAATGGAATCTGCAAAAGGAGGGTATATTTTTGCAACTTCTTTTAAAGGAGCAAGGATGTTTTCACGGACGGTTAAAGACGTATAAAGAGCTCCATTCTGAAATAAAACACCACAGGCTTTATCAACATGCTCTTGCTTCTCTTTATTGGATTTATAAATTTCTTTTCCAAGAAGTTTAATTGATCCAGAACGGGGGGGATTAAGGCCTAAAATTGTTCGTAAGAGGACGGACTTTCCAGAACCAGATCCGCCAACAATTCCAATGATTTCTCCTTTAAAGACCTCTAAGTTTAAATTTTCATGGATTAAGGTTGATCCAAAATTTGTCACAAGGTTTTTGATTTCAATAACAGGAGAAGAGGAATGAAGAGAAGGAAAGGATTTTGACATTCTTTAGATCCCTAAATAAGAAAATAGAACTGAAAACCCAGCATCTGCAACAATGACTAAGAAAATGGCTTCAACCACAGACTTGGTGGTATGTTGACCAATACTTTCTGCACTTCCTGAAACCTTAAGGCCTTCAAAGCATCCAACAAGGCCAATGAGGAAAGCAAAAAAAGGAGATTTTATCATGCCGACCCAAAATGTTTTGGGGACGATGGCAAGCTTGAGTTGCTCAATGAATTGAACATAACTTAAATCCATCAATGTATGGGTCATAAAAGCGCCTCCCAAAAGTCCAATAATATCAGAAAAAAAAGTAAGAAGAGGAAGTGCAATCATAAGAGCCATAATCCTAGGAATGACGAGAACATTGACAGGATTGAGTCCCATGGTTTGCATGGCATCAACTTCTTCATTCAAAACCATGGTGCCAATCTGAGCCGTAAAAGCACTTCCCGATCTTCCTGCAACGACGATCGCTGTAATGAGAATTCCAACTTCTCTTAGGATTCCTAAAGCCAAAAGATTGACAGTAAAAATCTCAGCTCCAAAGCGTTTGAGCTGCGTGATTCCCTGATACGCAAGAACAACGCCAATTAAGAAAGAAATTAAGCCAATGATGGGGAGAGCATTCACGCCCACGTCTTGTAAATGCGAACAAAATGATGTGAGTCGAAAGGAAGAACGGGTTTTTAAAGATTGAATGAGCGTGAGGATAACCTGTCCAAAAAAAGAGATCAATTGAAGACTTAAAGAATAAAGATTTAAGGTTGCTTCTCCGAGTTTTGAAATAAAAAAGAAGAATGAAGACTGCTTCTTAGGGGTGTCTAAGGTAAGTGGATAGTGATGAACAAGATTTATAATTTGGAGTATCTCTTTTGCACCGTTCTTAAAGGTTACAAAAAATTTTTGGTCTTCTAAACGTTTTTTTATTAATAGGAGAAATGTGGCGCCGCCTGTATCAATTTTTAAGATTTCTGAAAGATCAATGATGAC
The DNA window shown above is from Pseudomonadota bacterium and carries:
- a CDS encoding ATP-binding cassette domain-containing protein, whose protein sequence is MSKSFPSLHSSSPVIEIKNLVTNFGSTLIHENLNLEVFKGEIIGIVGGSGSGKSVLLRTILGLNPPRSGSIKLLGKEIYKSNKEKQEHVDKACGVLFQNGALYTSLTVRENILAPLKEVAKIYPPFADSIVALKLGMVGLPLETALKYPSELSGGMTKRVGLARALALDPSILFLDEPTSGLDPISAEAFDTLLKKLHTHLKFTVFMITHDLDTLKSVCTRIGVLLHKKLFCGTFEELKKLEDPWIHDYFHGYRARKIFGKGS
- a CDS encoding ABC transporter permease; translated protein: MPSLSLSYSKDQTFLIPKGEWCIWDLGKSYQTLQNIDLKNGKSRHVIIDLSEILKIDTGGATFLLLIKKRLEDQKFFVTFKNGAKEILQIINLVHHYPLTLDTPKKQSSFFFFISKLGEATLNLYSLSLQLISFFGQVILTLIQSLKTRSSFRLTSFCSHLQDVGVNALPIIGLISFLIGVVLAYQGITQLKRFGAEIFTVNLLALGILREVGILITAIVVAGRSGSAFTAQIGTMVLNEEVDAMQTMGLNPVNVLVIPRIMALMIALPLLTFFSDIIGLLGGAFMTHTLMDLSYVQFIEQLKLAIVPKTFWVGMIKSPFFAFLIGLVGCFEGLKVSGSAESIGQHTTKSVVEAIFLVIVADAGFSVLFSYLGI
- a CDS encoding MCE family protein, translating into METQARYLTVGSFVLILLLGVLGFVLWMGKKEFSGTDNLYDIYFQGSVTGLKVGAQVLYRGVPVGSVQSIAIDPHNIEQIRVRVNLLPSTPIREDTVASLEMQGITGIAFVQLTAGSPNSPPLLSKSKEGYPIIHSKPSKIEEIFEAAPRLLKNLNKLAHDLDLILNTNNIQNFSSILENLKTFTQIFANKAQTIDQFLENADTAFKEISETSKSFRTLAHTLQTELIPLSQSAHNFFQESTEFLDANKIPLQTFLTSGLYEFSNVMSEFRVTLESINRLSTNLERDPWAFIFGTGDDGYVLN
- a CDS encoding membrane integrity-associated transporter subunit PqiC, translated to MSLIKKNAFFKISTVLGGCFSLLLLSGCINLPKNSEKYKLFYLKTLPFSQEEQKALRFVKWQLIIEDPSCDSRLNTDRIIVQESSAEITHIAGARWVDRLPNLIKQLLLNLFENSGKIKGVGTSLDGLDADYVLLIDIRDFELLVQETKKVRIRLFAKIMRLKDREILGAETFEESIPIVQNSYKEVIEAFLTAANSVGKKIVIWSLEVPENLSFQETETNIQSD